GGGCGGAGTAGTCTGTAACCCTAAGGAACTGTCCCAAAATGAAATGGAAAAGCTCAGTCGGGCTTACATCAATGCCGTTGCTCAAATTATTGGCCCCAACAAAGACATTCCTGCACCGGACGTATATACTAACCCCCAGGTAATGGCCTGGATGATGGACGAATTTAGTAAGATTAAACAAACCAACCATCCCGGCATTGTTACAGGTAAGCCCATAAGTTGCGGCGGGTCACAGGGACGGAATGAAGCTACGGCCCGCGGGTGCGTTTTCACAATTCGCGAAGCGGCTCAACGTATCGGTCTTGAACTTCAAGATGCAACCGTTGCCATACAGGGATATGGAAATGCCGGAAGCATAGCAGCCAAGTTATTACATGAAATGGGAAGTAAAATTGTTGCCATCTGTGATTCCCGCGGCACGGCACACAGTATGGACGGAATTGACCCCTACGCCGCGGCTGACCACAAGGCCAAAACAGGTACAGTAGAAGGAATGGCAGGAACCACAGCCATAAAACAGGAAGATCTTTTCACCCTGGATGTTGATATCCTTATCCCTGCGGCACTGGAAAATCAGATAACCGAAGAAAATGCCGGCGATATAAAAGTTAAAATAATTGCCGAGGCAGCTAATGGACCTACAACTCCTGATGCAGATAAAATCTTATTTAA
This Bacillota bacterium DNA region includes the following protein-coding sequences:
- a CDS encoding Glu/Leu/Phe/Val dehydrogenase, with product MQELNAFTIAQQQVNTAGDKLGVSTEIIELLKEPKRVLEVNFPVKMDNGSVRLFKGYRAQHSDVVGPAKGGIRFHPDVCVDEVKALSMWMTFKCGVVGLPYGGGKGGVVCNPKELSQNEMEKLSRAYINAVAQIIGPNKDIPAPDVYTNPQVMAWMMDEFSKIKQTNHPGIVTGKPISCGGSQGRNEATARGCVFTIREAAQRIGLELQDATVAIQGYGNAGSIAAKLLHEMGSKIVAICDSRGTAHSMDGIDPYAAADHKAKTGTVEGMAGTTAIKQEDLFTLDVDILIPAALENQITEENAGDIKVKIIAEAANGPTTPDADKILFKNGVLVIPDILANAGGVTVSYFEWVQNLMNYYWSEAEVNTKLEKVMVDAFNETFKMSKEHASDMRTAAYMVSIDRIAESIKFRGWV